TCTTCTGCAAGTTCATGATGGTTAGGCACGCCGATAAAATAGCGAAGGACTTCGGAGCTAAAGGCATCGTCATGGGCGACTCCCTCGGGCAGGTGGCTTCGCAGACCCTCGAGAACATGTACATTGTCAGCCAGGCGAGCGATTTGCCGATTTACCGCCCGCTCGTTGGCCTTGACAAGGAGGAGATAGTGAGCATAGCCAAGAGAATCGGCACCTTCGAGCTCTCAACCCTGCCTGAGGACGAGATACCCTTCATTCCAAAGCACCCGATAATCCGCGGTTCGTGGGAGGAGTTCAGGAAGATTTACAGAGCCATCTTTGGTGAAGACCCGGGGAAGGGGGAGTGCTGAGGGGGTTGTGATGGAGGCTGAGCGGGTCGCTTCTTATATAGCCCTTTCGCTTCCCGTTCTCTTCCTCGTGGGCTTAGCGGTGAACGTCCACGCCAACCCCTGGTTCTCCTTCACGGACAACGCGCTGAGCGACATGGGTTCCCTTAAAAACCCGAACCGCTGGCTCTTCAACGGCTTCCTCATGCTCTTCGCAACGGTTGCGATGATACCGTCGGTTGTTGCCTTCAGGAACGGTCTCTCTTACCTCATGCCCCTCGCGATGGTCTTTCTCTTCCTCGTCGGCGTCTTCCCGGAGGAGCTACCCTACCACTCCCCTTCGGCTGTCCTCTTCTACGTCCTGGCCTTAGCTGACATAGCGATAATAGGGATAAAGCTCGGGCAGAAGAACCCCATCAACTACGTCTGGAGCGTTTTAGCCGTTCTCGTCTTCTTCACCATGCTCTACCTGATTAAGGCGAGAGTCTTCAAGGGGCTGGCGATTCCGGAGCTCATAGGGGCGTTCTTTATCCTGTCGTGGTTCGTTTACCTCGGTTTCCTCCTCAAAGGTTTGAAACCCTGAGTTGAGGAAAGCCTCATAAAAGCTCCCTCCAAGTCCAAGACATGAAGGCAGTTGCCCTACTAAGCTCGGGCATAGACTCGCCGGTGGCGATTTACCTGATGCTCAGGAAAGGCTTTGAGATAACCCCCGTTCACTTCCGGCAGAGCGGTACGAAGGAGTCCAAGGTCCTTGAGCTCTGCGAGGTTCTCGGAAAGTACGGAAAGCTGAATGAGCCGGTTATAGTAGATGCCTACGAGGAACAGGCTCCGGTTTTTTCGAAGCTCGCTGAGATTGGAAAGGCCAAGTGGACGTGCCTCTTCTGTAAATACACGATGCTCAGGAAGGCGTGCAGGGTGGGACACGAAATCGGGGCAAGCGCTATAGTTACGGGCGACTCCCTAGGGCAGGTGGCATCGCAGACCCTCGACAACCTTCTCATCATAAGCACCGCGAGCGACCTGCCTATTTTGAGGCCCCTCATCGGCCTCGACAAGGAGGAGATAGTCAAAATAGCAAAGGAGATAGGGACGTTTGCGATAAGCATCGAGCGGGAGGAGCCGTGCCCCTTCGTGCCGAGGCACCCGATAGTGAGGGGTTCACTCGGTGAGTTTGAGAGGATAAAGGAAAGGCTCGTGAGGGAAGGGGCGCTCTGATTACCCAATTTTGTCCACAACTGTTCGTTTTAGGAAAGTTTTTAAAGCCCTTCTCTCACCCGTTTTCGGTGATGGCAAATGAACGTGTTTAACAGCACCCTCGAACTGTTCGAGAAGTACAAGCCGACCCCCCTGGTCAAACTCTCGGCGGAGAGGGGGGATGTATTTTGCCAAGCTGGAGTTCTTTAACCCCTTCAGCAGGAGCATCAAGGACAGGGCCGTTTTTAACATGCTTATGAAGGCCATCGAGCGCGGGGACATCAACGGCACGGCCCTTTTTGAGGCCACCTCCGGCAACGTCGGGATTTCTCTTGCGGCGCTCAGCAACGTTCTGGGAATAGAGTTCAGGGCATACCTGCCGAAGCCAACACCAAAGGCTACCCAGGTTCTGCTCAGGGTCCTCGGTGCAGAGGTCGTTATGACGGACTTCGAGACGATAGACCCGACGATGGTGCGCTTTGTGCAGGAAGAAGCCAGAAAAGCCGGTGCGATGAACCTCAACCAGTTCGAGAACGACGACAACTTCGACGCCCACTACCGCTTTACCGCGGGGGAGATAGACGAGCAGCTGAAGAGCATCGGCAAAAAGCCTGACGTCCTGATAGCAGGCATAGGCACTTCGGGCCACATAGCCGGTCTGGCACAGTACTTCAAGGAGCGCTACGACACAAGGATCATCGGCGTTGTCCCCGCCAAAGGAGAGAAGATCCCTGGAATAAAGCGCCTCGAGACGAAGCCCAAGTGGTACTTCCAGGTGGACATAGACAGGGTCGTGGAGATAACCCGGAACGAAGCTATTGAAGGCGCCTTCAGCGTGGCACGCAGGGACGGTCTCTTGATAGGACTCAGTTCTGGAGCGGTTGTCAAGGCGTACGAGAAAATCTCCAACGAATTCGGTGAGAAAACCTACGTCCTCATCTTCCCCGACGATGGGTTTAAGTACGTGGAGATATTTGAAGGTTATCTGGGGGTAACATGAAACGGCTAACCCTTGCCACTCTCCTTCTTTCCATCAACGGGGTACTGCTCCTCTACTATGCCTACGCATGGGGTTCGTTCGTTTACCTCTCCTTCGCGCTCCTGAGCCTGTCCCTGGCCTACGGGGTCGGGCGGGAGAACAGGACTGCCATCAAGGTTGCCCTAATCTACGCTGGGATAAGCTTCTTCTTCGCCCTGCTCTTCCTCATAGCCGGGAACCTCCTCTCCGCGGTTGATACGGCCATAAACTTCTTCATACTCCACGACATACTGGGCTACGTCCAGGAAGTTTACCGCGAGGAGAGTGAGTCCCGGAAAGAGGAAGAAGAAAAGGCGGATTGATCAGGCGCACCTCTCCCTGTACTCGCTGCTTATCTCCTCTTTCTTCTCGGTAGGCTCCTTGACGATTATCCTGGCGTCAACCACCACGGCACCCTTGCCCTTCTCGTAGACGAAAACCGGGTTGAGGTCCATCTCCTTGATGTAAGCGTCGAGGTCGTTCACGAGTTCGCTGACCTTGAGGAGCAGCTCGACTATTGCATCGATGTCGGCCGGCTCCTCACCGCGCGCCCCGGCGAGGATTGGATAGCTCTTGATCTCGGTTATCATCTTCCTGGCGTCGCGCTCGGTTATGGGTATTATGCGGAAGGTCACGTCCTTGAGCACCTCGACGAAGATTCCACCGAGGCCGAACATGAGGGCGTGACCGAACTGCGGGTCCTCGGTAACGCCGATGATTATCTCCCTGCCGGGCCTTAGCATTGGAGCTATGAGAACGCCGAGTATCTCTGCATCGGGCCTGTACTTCCTAGCGTTCTCGTGGATAACCTCCCACTTCTCCTTCAGCTCCTCCGGGCTCTTGATGTTGAGAAGGACGACCTTGGCGTCGCTCTTGTGGAGAATCTGTGGCGACATGAGTTTCATGGCAACCGGGTAGCCGATTTCCTCGGCGTACTTGAGAGCCTCGTCCAGTGTCTTGGCTAGCTTTTCCTCCGGAACCGGGAGACCGTAGGCTTTGAGAACCTGCTTTGCCTCGTACTCGACGAGGGCGGTCCTGCCCGAGGCGAGGACCTCCTTAATAACCTTAAGGGCTTCCTCCTTCATACTACCACCACCGAAAGGTCTGGGGGTCAAACCCCCTTCCTAAGGTATTCGGCGTACTTGACAAGGCCCGCCATGGCCCTGACTCCCCTCTCGGGGGTCGGATAAACGGGAACTCCCTTCTCCTCAAGGATTCTGGCGTAGTGATCGGTCTTCTTACCACCCATGGCAACGGCAACGATGGGCTTGTCGCTCTTCTTCTGGTACTCGGAGAGAATGTCGATTATCTTCTCCTCCTCGAGGAGCGGAACCTGGAACAGGACGATTACCACTATTGCATCGACGTTCGGGTCGTTCACGAAGCCCTCGATGGCTATCCTGTAGCGCTCCGCGTCGGTGTCCCCAACCACGTCGGTGGGGTTGCCCGGAACCGCGTGCGGCGGGAAGTTCTCCCTCAGGAACTTTACCGTCTCCTCGCTCAGCTCGGCCATCTTGAGGCCGAACTTGGCAACGGCATCGCTGGCCATAACGCCGGCTCCACCGCCGTCGGTGATTATTCCTATCCTGTCGCCCTTCGGGAGCTTGTCCTTGAGCGCGGCAAAGGCCTTCGCCAGGTCGAACATGTGCTCGAAGTCCTCGGCACGGATTATTCCGGTCTGCTTGAAGACCGCATCGTAAATCGTGTCCGCTCCGGCGAGTGAACCGGTGTGGGAAGAGGCGGCCTTGGCCCCGTACTCGGTCCTTCCGCTCTTGAGAGCTATGACGGGCTTAACCCTGGTTATCCTCTTGGCGCTCTCCATGAACTTCCTGCCGTCCTTGACTCCCTCGATGTAGAAGGTAACGACGTTTATGGTATCGTCGTGAATGAAGTAGTCCATCAGGTCCGCATCATCGACGTCGAGCTTGTTCCCGTAGCTGACCATCTTGCCTATGCCTATACCCGCCATCGCGGCCCAGTCGAGCATCGCAGCGGCGAAGGCACCGCTCTGGCTGACGAAAGCGATGGGCCCGCTCTTCGGCCTGTCCATCTTGCTCTCCGGCAGGAAGACCGTGTCAACGCCGGTGTCTGGAACGTAAACGCCAACGCAGTTCGGGCCGATGACCCTTATTCCGTTCTCCCTGGCTATCTCAAGAATCTCGCGCTCCAGCTTCTTACCTTCCTCGCCGAGCTCACCGAAGCCGCCTGTGATGATGATGACGGACTTTATCCCCTTCTTTGCTATCTCTCTCATTGTATCTGGAACGAACGGGGCCGGAATTGAGATAACCGCCAGATCTGTGTCATCGGGAAGCTCATCAATGGTCTTGTAGACCTTGTATCCATCAATCTCATCGAGCTTCGGGTTCACCGGGTAGATGTTGCCCTTGAAGATTCCGCGCTCCTTGTTCATCTTGAAGTTCTCGAATATGACGTTTCCAACCTTACCCTTCTTGTTGGTTGCACCGATGATAGCGACCGCCTTCGGGTCGAAGAAGGGCCTCATTTCCTCAACTATCTTTTCCGCCATTGCTATCCCTCCGCCAGAAACTTCTCCTCGGGGAAACTTCAGTTTGAATGTATAAAAGAGTTGCGTTTTGTAAAATCTGAACCCTAGTGAACTCAAAAGTCCATCAATGCAGGTTTTTCAGGAATTCGAGGCCTTTTCTGGCGGATTGCAGGTTCCCTACTTCGAGGGCCCAGGTGGTGTCTGGAAGTCTCGGAACCAGGGTCTCCCAGGGTACCGTTCCTTCTCCAGGTGCTAGGTGCTCGTCGCTCTTTCCGGAGTTGTCGTGGAGGTGCAGGTGGATTATCCTGGTGCCGAACCTTTCGAGGAAGCCGGAGAAGTTGCCGGTTGTCGTGTTTAGGTGGCCAACGTCGAAGGTGATCCCGATTTCAACGTCCCCGATGACCTCCGCCAGCCTCTCGCACGTCTGTGCATCGAGAATTGGAAAGCGCGGCATGTTTTCAACGCCGATCCTGACCCCGTATTCCTCCCCCCACCTCGCTATTCTCCGCAGGGACTCCCTGTGTATCTCCAGGTACTTCCTCCTGTTCCTCACGCTCACCGGCGAGCAGTGGCCGGGGTGGATTGTAACGACGAGGGCGTCAAGCTCAGCCGCCAGCACTAAGGTTTCACGGATTATGCCGAGCGAGGCCTCTCGTATCCTTTCGTTGAAGGAGGCGAGGTTGAGGTCGCTGAAAGGAGCGTGGAGGGTAACCTTTAACCTGTGGGCTGAGAAGGCCTCCTTGAAGGTGGGGAGGGTCTCTTTCGTTAGGTAATGTGGCCACTCGCTTACGAGCTCGACGAAGTCGAAGCCAAGGGCCTCAACCTGTTCCAGCCACTCGTCGAAACCCTTCAGCGTTTTCTCCCGGTAAGCGGTCATCGAAAGGCCGATCATGCTCCCACCATCAGCTTGGCCATCAGCACGACGTATATCGTCCCGAATATGTCGCTGTTGTTGGAGATGAGCGGAATGGCCACGTGGTCCG
This Thermococcus cleftensis DNA region includes the following protein-coding sequences:
- a CDS encoding acetate--CoA ligase family protein, which translates into the protein MAEKIVEEMRPFFDPKAVAIIGATNKKGKVGNVIFENFKMNKERGIFKGNIYPVNPKLDEIDGYKVYKTIDELPDDTDLAVISIPAPFVPDTMREIAKKGIKSVIIITGGFGELGEEGKKLEREILEIARENGIRVIGPNCVGVYVPDTGVDTVFLPESKMDRPKSGPIAFVSQSGAFAAAMLDWAAMAGIGIGKMVSYGNKLDVDDADLMDYFIHDDTINVVTFYIEGVKDGRKFMESAKRITRVKPVIALKSGRTEYGAKAASSHTGSLAGADTIYDAVFKQTGIIRAEDFEHMFDLAKAFAALKDKLPKGDRIGIITDGGGAGVMASDAVAKFGLKMAELSEETVKFLRENFPPHAVPGNPTDVVGDTDAERYRIAIEGFVNDPNVDAIVVIVLFQVPLLEEEKIIDILSEYQKKSDKPIVAVAMGGKKTDHYARILEEKGVPVYPTPERGVRAMAGLVKYAEYLRKGV
- a CDS encoding adenine nucleotide alpha hydrolase family protein; the protein is MKAVALLSSGIDSPVAIYLMLRKGFEITPVHFRQSGTKESKVLELCEVLGKYGKLNEPVIVDAYEEQAPVFSKLAEIGKAKWTCLFCKYTMLRKACRVGHEIGASAIVTGDSLGQVASQTLDNLLIISTASDLPILRPLIGLDKEEIVKIAKEIGTFAISIEREEPCPFVPRHPIVRGSLGEFERIKERLVREGAL
- a CDS encoding sugar phosphate isomerase/epimerase family protein, which translates into the protein MIGLSMTAYREKTLKGFDEWLEQVEALGFDFVELVSEWPHYLTKETLPTFKEAFSAHRLKVTLHAPFSDLNLASFNERIREASLGIIRETLVLAAELDALVVTIHPGHCSPVSVRNRRKYLEIHRESLRRIARWGEEYGVRIGVENMPRFPILDAQTCERLAEVIGDVEIGITFDVGHLNTTTGNFSGFLERFGTRIIHLHLHDNSGKSDEHLAPGEGTVPWETLVPRLPDTTWALEVGNLQSARKGLEFLKNLH
- a CDS encoding DUF998 domain-containing protein, which translates into the protein MEAERVASYIALSLPVLFLVGLAVNVHANPWFSFTDNALSDMGSLKNPNRWLFNGFLMLFATVAMIPSVVAFRNGLSYLMPLAMVFLFLVGVFPEELPYHSPSAVLFYVLALADIAIIGIKLGQKNPINYVWSVLAVLVFFTMLYLIKARVFKGLAIPELIGAFFILSWFVYLGFLLKGLKP
- a CDS encoding acetate--CoA ligase family protein, with product MKEEALKVIKEVLASGRTALVEYEAKQVLKAYGLPVPEEKLAKTLDEALKYAEEIGYPVAMKLMSPQILHKSDAKVVLLNIKSPEELKEKWEVIHENARKYRPDAEILGVLIAPMLRPGREIIIGVTEDPQFGHALMFGLGGIFVEVLKDVTFRIIPITERDARKMITEIKSYPILAGARGEEPADIDAIVELLLKVSELVNDLDAYIKEMDLNPVFVYEKGKGAVVVDARIIVKEPTEKKEEISSEYRERCA